A region of Thermococcus argininiproducens DNA encodes the following proteins:
- a CDS encoding NUDIX hydrolase, translating to MVILRIRQMVTFEKGDMRFNYRVVGIIFNKNYVLLHRAEKDDFWALPGGRVELLEPSKDALKREMQEELNVEVRVDRLIWVVETFFKDGETLFHEMGLYYLVELPKDCSLCRERQFLGKEHLEEEKEIRLIFKWFSLDELEALPLYPGFLRKALKELPETTHHIEVWENLKKRSKSV from the coding sequence ATGGTAATTTTGAGGATAAGACAGATGGTAACGTTTGAAAAAGGGGATATGAGGTTTAATTATCGGGTGGTTGGGATTATATTCAATAAGAATTATGTTCTCCTCCACAGAGCAGAAAAGGATGACTTTTGGGCTTTGCCAGGAGGACGGGTTGAGCTATTGGAGCCTTCAAAAGATGCGTTAAAGAGAGAAATGCAAGAAGAGCTTAACGTTGAGGTTCGTGTGGACAGGCTAATCTGGGTTGTTGAGACTTTCTTTAAAGATGGCGAAACACTTTTTCATGAGATGGGGCTTTATTATTTGGTGGAGCTTCCCAAAGATTGTTCCCTCTGCAGGGAAAGACAGTTTTTGGGGAAGGAACATCTAGAGGAAGAAAAAGAAATTAGGCTGATTTTTAAGTGGTTCTCTCTTGATGAGCTTGAAGCTCTCCCACTCTATCCAGGGTTTTTGAGGAAAGCGTTAAAAGAGCTTCCGGAAACCACGCACCATATAGAAGTGTGGGAAAATTTGAAAAAGAGGTCAAAGAGCGTCTAG
- the pfkC gene encoding ADP-specific phosphofructokinase, with protein sequence MMEFLRDFQRMSMYLAYNVNVDAIVYLNEKHIESLIKEFGVENIKRRIEEYPREINEPLDFVARLIHALKTGKPQAVPLVAHEADKWFNSRFTYDVERIGGQVGVIANLLANLNFNRVIAYSPLLGKKQADMFVNRDNLLYPTIEKEKVVLKKPLEAYREEDPVKINRIFEFRQGTKFKLGNEEIIVPYSGRFIVACRFEEFARIETSPELKPHLPEIGDIVDGVILSGYQGIRKHYSDGKDANYYLRKAKEDIKLLKRKKDVKVHVEFASIQDRELRKKVIYNIFPLVDSVGMDEAEIAHILSVLGYRDLSDRIFTYNRIEDAVLGAKILLDELNLEILQIHTIYYLMYITHRDNPLSEEELSKSLEVGTTLAATRAFLGDIKRPEDVKVGLNIPFNEKGEFVKLRFEEAKAKMRTREYKIVMIPTRLVKKPVSTVGLGDTISAGAFASYLSLLRKNKVY encoded by the coding sequence ATGATGGAATTCCTCAGGGACTTCCAGAGAATGAGCATGTATTTGGCATATAATGTGAACGTTGATGCTATAGTATATTTAAATGAAAAGCACATTGAGAGTCTCATAAAGGAATTTGGGGTAGAGAACATTAAAAGACGAATAGAAGAGTATCCGAGAGAGATAAATGAGCCACTAGACTTCGTTGCGAGACTCATCCATGCCCTTAAAACTGGAAAACCACAAGCTGTTCCTTTAGTGGCTCATGAGGCAGACAAGTGGTTCAATTCCCGCTTTACCTATGATGTTGAAAGAATCGGTGGACAGGTAGGAGTGATAGCCAATCTCCTTGCTAACCTTAATTTTAATAGAGTGATAGCTTATTCTCCTTTACTTGGAAAGAAACAAGCAGACATGTTTGTAAATAGAGATAACCTTCTTTATCCCACAATTGAAAAGGAAAAGGTTGTTTTAAAAAAGCCATTGGAAGCATATCGGGAAGAGGATCCAGTAAAGATCAACAGGATCTTTGAGTTTAGGCAAGGAACTAAGTTCAAACTTGGAAATGAAGAGATAATTGTTCCATATTCTGGTAGGTTTATAGTTGCATGTCGGTTTGAAGAATTTGCTCGGATAGAAACGTCTCCAGAACTTAAGCCACATTTACCAGAAATTGGGGATATTGTGGATGGTGTTATTTTGTCAGGTTATCAAGGAATAAGAAAGCACTACAGTGATGGAAAAGATGCAAATTACTATTTGAGAAAAGCTAAGGAAGACATTAAGCTCCTTAAAAGAAAAAAAGACGTTAAAGTCCATGTGGAGTTTGCGTCAATCCAGGATAGAGAACTAAGGAAGAAAGTGATCTATAACATCTTTCCCCTTGTAGATAGTGTGGGAATGGATGAAGCTGAAATAGCCCACATATTAAGTGTTCTTGGGTATAGAGATCTAAGCGATAGGATTTTTACTTACAACAGAATTGAAGACGCTGTTTTAGGGGCAAAAATTTTATTGGATGAGCTTAACCTCGAGATCCTTCAAATCCACACAATTTACTATTTGATGTATATCACCCACCGAGATAATCCCCTTAGTGAAGAAGAGCTCTCAAAATCCTTAGAGGTTGGCACGACTTTAGCCGCTACAAGGGCATTTTTGGGAGATATAAAACGCCCAGAGGATGTTAAAGTTGGTTTAAATATACCATTCAACGAAAAAGGAGAATTCGTTAAACTTAGGTTTGAAGAAGCAAAAGCGAAAATGAGAACTAGAGAATATAAGATAGTCATGATTCCAACAAGGCTTGTCAAGAAGCCAGTTTCTACAGTAGGCCTTGGAGACACGATTTCAGCGGGAGCCTTTGCGAGCTACTTAAGTTTGTTGAGAAAAAATAAGGTGTATTAA
- a CDS encoding MBL fold metallo-hydrolase encodes MEVIILGSGVYSGIPKPLCNCENCSRARKFHLYRRTRFSIYIPKIRALIDPSPDLHYHLEHLNEKIEHVFITHAHFDHMGGLPELQIFKQIKLYGHVITLEVARDMQKRFVGESKWDWEYFPLEFNKWHDFGFKVYHFKVAHQPIEVAGGFIIRIRNKKIVITGDTGPEILDDKKTLKEMKSANLLVADMTHRHSIPNVHLGIDDAIKLAQKVRAKKTVFAHISHTNYTHEELEERVKPYLVARDFMHVNI; translated from the coding sequence ATGGAAGTTATAATTCTCGGCTCTGGAGTGTACAGTGGTATCCCTAAACCATTGTGTAACTGTGAGAACTGTTCAAGAGCTAGAAAATTTCACTTATATAGGAGAACGCGCTTTTCAATATACATTCCCAAGATTAGAGCATTAATAGATCCTTCACCAGATTTGCACTATCACTTAGAACATTTGAACGAAAAAATTGAGCATGTTTTTATCACACACGCTCACTTCGACCACATGGGGGGCCTGCCTGAGCTGCAGATTTTTAAGCAGATTAAGCTTTATGGACATGTTATAACTCTTGAAGTAGCAAGAGATATGCAAAAGCGTTTCGTAGGGGAGAGCAAATGGGATTGGGAATATTTCCCCTTGGAGTTCAATAAATGGCATGATTTTGGCTTTAAGGTTTACCATTTTAAAGTTGCTCACCAGCCAATAGAAGTAGCTGGAGGATTTATAATTCGAATTAGAAACAAAAAGATTGTGATTACTGGTGACACTGGACCAGAAATCCTTGATGACAAGAAAACACTAAAAGAGATGAAAAGTGCTAACTTACTCGTAGCGGACATGACACACAGGCATTCAATTCCAAATGTTCATCTAGGAATTGATGATGCAATAAAACTCGCTCAAAAAGTAAGAGCAAAGAAAACTGTATTTGCTCACATAAGCCATACAAACTACACGCACGAAGAGCTTGAAGAAAGGGTAAAGCCCTATTTGGTGGCGAGGGACTTTATGCATGTGAATATCTGA
- a CDS encoding PLDc N-terminal domain-containing protein: MLGSWWLISIIIGLLVTVWVIYDIVKNQKDMRTSKKVLWILVAFLFGVVGAIAYYLIVKRKG; encoded by the coding sequence ATGCTGGGCAGTTGGTGGTTAATAAGTATAATAATAGGGCTCTTAGTAACCGTCTGGGTCATCTACGATATCGTAAAGAACCAAAAAGACATGAGAACTTCAAAAAAAGTTCTATGGATTTTAGTGGCATTTCTCTTTGGAGTCGTTGGGGCAATTGCATATTACCTTATTGTCAAAAGAAAGGGCTAA
- a CDS encoding toprim domain-containing protein — protein sequence MTIVDVRILVEGASDVEVVSKALQGLALGSEYNITISAIIPTTNLEIAKSAAAGADLLIIATDADRVGRELAERMFRELGELVGQVERMKIPMGHDLEHIDVELVRKELKNTLVRAGLKSLQVLPEYVALRNQLFDLKGKYEMLSQENEELKRNYQELEQKYGELLEEYSQVLEENNRLKESLKKRANIFKLAEIWKELFGETTPPEEKFIAEAVEKLNLGGKIIVGQGYIYSEDEDLIVELLRIVHLSLSIAQAQKEEPQVEEKTPEEIEEPETRFEDF from the coding sequence ATGACTATTGTTGATGTTAGAATTTTGGTAGAAGGAGCAAGTGATGTAGAGGTAGTGAGTAAAGCTCTTCAAGGGCTAGCTCTTGGGAGTGAGTACAATATAACAATTTCTGCTATAATCCCTACTACAAACTTAGAGATAGCCAAGAGTGCTGCAGCTGGAGCAGATTTACTGATAATCGCCACAGATGCAGATAGAGTCGGTAGAGAGCTCGCGGAGAGAATGTTTAGAGAGTTGGGTGAGCTAGTTGGACAAGTAGAAAGAATGAAAATCCCAATGGGACATGACCTGGAACACATAGATGTGGAGCTGGTAAGAAAAGAACTCAAAAACACTCTCGTACGGGCCGGATTAAAGAGTCTTCAAGTTCTGCCTGAGTATGTAGCCCTAAGAAATCAACTGTTTGACTTAAAGGGAAAATACGAAATGTTAAGCCAAGAAAATGAGGAGCTTAAACGGAATTATCAAGAACTCGAGCAGAAATATGGAGAGCTCCTAGAAGAATATAGCCAAGTTTTGGAAGAAAACAACAGACTCAAAGAGTCCCTAAAGAAAAGGGCTAACATTTTCAAATTGGCCGAAATCTGGAAAGAACTCTTCGGTGAAACAACACCCCCGGAAGAGAAATTTATTGCAGAAGCTGTAGAAAAGTTGAACCTTGGAGGAAAGATAATCGTTGGTCAAGGCTACATATACTCAGAAGACGAGGATCTCATAGTTGAGCTTCTCAGAATTGTTCATTTAAGCCTAAGTATAGCTCAAGCACAAAAGGAAGAACCCCAAGTAGAAGAAAAAACCCCCGAAGAAATCGAGGAACCGGAGACAAGATTTGAAGACTTTTAA
- the xerA gene encoding site-specific tyrosine recombinase/integron integrase — protein sequence MDDGIEEFKTYLELEGKSPQTVRMYTYYVERFLKDVKNPNYRSALRFLAKLKKEGYSNKSLNLVVQALKSYFRFEGLDEDAEKLKSPKVPRNLPKSLTREEVRKLLDAVPPTKKRDRLIILLLYGTGLRVSEICNLKIEDIDFNRGILIVKGGKGAKDRIVPLADPLLEEVRGYLRTRKDGSEYLFVEIRREKKDKISPKTVWYLLKKYGDKAGIKVTPHMLRHSFATHMLEKGIDIRVIQEILGHSNLSTTQIYTKVTVEHLKKAQEKAKLIDDLIGE from the coding sequence ATGGACGATGGAATAGAAGAGTTTAAAACCTACCTCGAACTCGAGGGGAAAAGTCCTCAAACAGTTAGAATGTACACCTACTACGTAGAGAGATTTTTAAAAGATGTTAAAAATCCCAATTATCGTTCTGCACTTCGTTTTCTTGCCAAACTAAAGAAAGAAGGCTACTCCAATAAAAGTCTCAATCTCGTTGTTCAGGCTTTAAAATCATATTTCAGATTTGAAGGCCTTGATGAAGATGCCGAGAAATTGAAGTCACCAAAAGTCCCAAGAAACCTACCTAAGAGCTTAACAAGAGAAGAAGTTAGAAAACTCCTAGATGCCGTACCTCCAACAAAAAAACGGGACCGACTTATAATACTATTGCTTTACGGCACGGGGCTCAGAGTGAGTGAGATATGCAATCTTAAGATAGAGGATATAGACTTCAATAGAGGAATCCTAATTGTGAAAGGAGGAAAAGGCGCAAAAGATAGGATAGTACCGCTAGCAGACCCACTTCTTGAAGAGGTTAGAGGTTATTTAAGAACACGGAAGGACGGGAGCGAATACTTATTTGTAGAGATTAGAAGAGAAAAAAAGGATAAGATATCGCCAAAGACAGTGTGGTATTTGCTCAAAAAGTATGGAGACAAAGCTGGTATAAAGGTGACCCCTCATATGCTTCGCCATAGTTTTGCAACCCATATGTTGGAAAAGGGTATTGATATAAGAGTTATCCAAGAGATTCTTGGACATTCAAATCTCTCAACAACCCAAATTTACACCAAGGTTACTGTTGAACACTTAAAGAAGGCCCAAGAGAAAGCTAAACTCATTGATGACCTCATTGGAGAATAA
- a CDS encoding GNAT family N-acetyltransferase has translation MQLEAFYDALISTYCENPCQVLPNALWKTLKDLSKFDTSFRAENGLVTHLEAWKENELYVYWNRSRNPPKIPKERLNGLKFALVHQDFLRAFPIERFDIKVPYFRLIHKKRQVREVELPQGFHIVDVDAKNESNLVAEVIKRCYENINVTPEIVKSWTKHPVFDPNLWIWIIDSEKGNPAGLGIAELDPTVREGSLEWIQVLPEYRGRGIGKTLVLELLRRFQDRAAFTTVSGEVNNKTKPELLYRRCGFRGNDVWWLLIRKQTGV, from the coding sequence ATGCAATTGGAAGCGTTTTACGATGCACTTATATCAACTTATTGCGAAAATCCCTGTCAGGTCTTGCCAAATGCGTTATGGAAGACTCTAAAAGACCTTAGCAAATTTGATACGTCATTCAGGGCTGAAAACGGCCTAGTAACGCACCTTGAGGCTTGGAAGGAGAATGAATTATACGTATATTGGAACCGGAGCAGAAACCCACCAAAAATTCCCAAGGAACGCTTGAATGGCTTAAAATTTGCTCTTGTGCACCAAGACTTTTTAAGAGCTTTCCCCATTGAGAGGTTTGACATAAAAGTGCCGTACTTCAGGCTTATACATAAAAAGCGGCAGGTGAGAGAGGTAGAGCTGCCACAAGGCTTCCACATAGTTGACGTAGACGCAAAAAACGAGAGCAACCTTGTTGCAGAGGTCATCAAGAGATGCTACGAAAACATAAACGTAACTCCAGAAATAGTAAAAAGCTGGACTAAGCACCCAGTATTTGACCCCAATCTGTGGATCTGGATAATTGATAGCGAGAAAGGCAATCCGGCTGGATTAGGGATTGCGGAGCTTGATCCCACAGTTCGAGAAGGTTCCCTTGAGTGGATACAGGTTCTTCCAGAGTACAGAGGAAGAGGCATAGGCAAAACCCTTGTACTGGAGTTACTCAGACGTTTCCAGGATCGTGCGGCATTTACTACGGTATCCGGAGAGGTTAACAATAAAACCAAGCCAGAACTCCTTTACAGACGATGTGGATTCCGGGGAAATGACGTTTGGTGGCTTTTAATCAGGAAACAGACAGGAGTGTGA
- the sfsA gene encoding DNA/RNA nuclease SfsA — protein MLLKLPIIKCTFIKRLNRFVGLVEVNGEIKKALITNTGRLEEFMIKGRKAFCIPKQGGKTDFILIGFLEKNGRGAVIDTRIQAKAFEKAVELGLIPWLRGCRIKQKEVKIGSSRLDYLLECNGEEVWVEMKSAVLRDGEYAMYPDCPSIRGQKHIKELINLKDSGKRAMIIFIGALPGAKKFKPYEKGDPKIAELLKEAKEKGVEIRGISISLLLNGEIILENNNLEIEV, from the coding sequence ATGCTGTTAAAGCTTCCAATAATTAAGTGCACTTTCATAAAAAGACTTAATCGGTTTGTTGGGCTAGTGGAAGTAAATGGAGAGATCAAAAAAGCTTTAATAACAAACACCGGGCGTTTAGAGGAATTTATGATCAAAGGAAGGAAGGCATTTTGTATTCCGAAGCAAGGTGGAAAAACAGACTTCATTTTAATTGGATTTTTAGAAAAGAATGGACGAGGAGCAGTTATAGACACAAGGATTCAAGCAAAGGCCTTTGAAAAAGCCGTGGAATTGGGATTAATCCCATGGCTTAGGGGATGTAGAATAAAACAAAAAGAGGTTAAAATTGGTAGTTCAAGACTAGACTATCTTTTAGAATGCAATGGAGAAGAAGTGTGGGTTGAGATGAAAAGTGCAGTTCTGAGAGATGGCGAATACGCTATGTACCCCGACTGTCCGAGCATTAGAGGACAGAAACACATAAAGGAGCTCATAAATCTCAAAGATAGCGGGAAAAGAGCCATGATAATTTTTATCGGTGCCTTACCCGGAGCTAAGAAATTTAAGCCATATGAAAAAGGTGACCCAAAAATTGCCGAACTTTTAAAAGAAGCAAAAGAGAAAGGTGTTGAAATTAGGGGAATTTCTATAAGCCTCCTTCTTAATGGAGAAATTATCTTGGAGAACAATAACCTAGAAATAGAAGTTTAG
- a CDS encoding aldo/keto reductase — MEYRKHKSLKISEIGIGTYALSGVYGAKDLEEFKRMIYRAYELGVNFFDTAEAYGNAEQILGDIVKPFREDIYIATKVGIRGDIKPNLSKDYIKKACEESLKRLQTDYIDLYQVHFHDPTTPIEETVEALEDLVEEGKIKHYGVGHLPLDVTEEYCKLGKPFSVLTEFSAVTRESYEKLLPLYKKYNLGIIAFSTTGRGLLTGRFKEGQKFEPADIRYLDPLFQRERFQYGLRIAKKFAELGEKYGKTPVQVAIAWVLAHEGIICALTGPSTVKHLEENVEASGWEIPKEDLRELDEFFKREDEWLRQKQKESIKQILIQPLQEPQRAFVDLIYVIETALSLSIIEEKEILSIFYELYGLRKKLDKEEVSEKLRDIQAELRKVIPLDAL, encoded by the coding sequence GTGGAATACCGAAAGCATAAAAGTTTGAAAATTTCTGAAATTGGGATTGGAACCTATGCTCTGAGTGGGGTTTATGGAGCAAAAGACCTCGAAGAGTTTAAGAGAATGATTTACCGTGCCTATGAACTTGGGGTTAACTTCTTTGACACTGCGGAAGCCTATGGAAACGCTGAACAAATTTTGGGAGATATTGTAAAACCCTTCCGTGAAGACATTTATATAGCCACGAAAGTAGGAATTAGGGGCGACATAAAGCCAAACCTCTCTAAAGACTACATCAAAAAAGCCTGTGAGGAAAGCCTCAAGAGACTCCAGACTGATTATATCGACCTTTACCAAGTTCACTTCCATGATCCGACCACGCCAATAGAGGAAACAGTTGAAGCGCTGGAGGACCTCGTTGAAGAGGGAAAAATTAAGCATTACGGCGTTGGTCACTTACCTTTAGATGTTACGGAGGAATACTGCAAGCTTGGAAAGCCATTCTCAGTTCTTACGGAGTTTAGTGCAGTTACAAGAGAATCTTATGAAAAGCTTTTGCCACTTTACAAGAAATACAATTTGGGAATTATCGCTTTCAGCACAACGGGAAGAGGCTTGCTCACGGGAAGGTTTAAAGAAGGTCAAAAGTTTGAACCTGCTGATATACGCTATTTAGACCCACTTTTCCAGAGAGAACGCTTCCAATATGGCTTGAGAATAGCCAAAAAGTTTGCCGAGTTGGGAGAGAAATATGGTAAAACTCCAGTGCAGGTTGCCATCGCGTGGGTTCTTGCCCATGAGGGGATAATATGCGCTCTAACTGGACCTTCAACGGTAAAGCATTTAGAAGAGAACGTTGAAGCGAGTGGATGGGAGATCCCCAAAGAGGATTTGAGAGAGCTGGATGAGTTCTTTAAGAGAGAAGATGAGTGGCTAAGACAGAAGCAGAAAGAATCCATAAAACAAATTCTCATCCAGCCTCTCCAAGAACCTCAAAGAGCCTTCGTTGATTTGATATATGTTATTGAAACTGCACTTTCCCTTAGCATTATTGAGGAAAAAGAGATACTATCAATTTTCTATGAGCTCTACGGTTTGAGGAAGAAGTTGGATAAAGAAGAGGTTAGTGAAAAACTGAGGGACATCCAAGCCGAGCTGCGAAAAGTAATCCCACTAGACGCTCTTTGA
- a CDS encoding helicase C-terminal domain-containing protein, producing MSEYFPYTSLRPNQKKFIELVDNAIRNGENLVIEAPTGFGKTISVLAGALPYAKEMGYKIIYLARTHKQMDRVIEELKAISKKTHVGGVEFRSRKELCLHQYIQNFAPDAYNAMIVCKNLKKLGKCEFFENLKKKKEEFDELVQYFVERPAEPITVLTHSKMLDFCPYELTRKIALKADVIVASYLYMINPGIRENFMAYFDFDYSDLIIIFDEAHNLPNQAINALSDRISIYSINRAIKEADEYKEHEIANFLSIFLRGLEKLYQEKLKDMKVDEVPIIPESIFYHVFDVLRINEKQLVRILDQMVKAGDAIREDKIERNLPPRSYVGRVGEFLLLWFALIGKEDYLFLMSRDKGFSLELVALDPSKALNFVKNVQSAIFMSGTLTPLEAFADVMGIKGKLKKFPRMVKRENAIVLVAKDVSTRGDERSLELYKKMAKYIVEAVKLIPKNVGVFTASYEVLEGLLSANVDIQIQEATGKKVFIEKKGGSSKENDLLVMAFKEESKKEGAVLLGVMGGRNSEGQDYSGDEMNGVILVGIPYARPTPRVQAQIRYFESKFPKKGRYYGYVLPAHRKLVQAAGRVHRSEEERGAVIVLDYRLLWSSVKKDLPDWMKETLRPITLSSMKRHLIDFYRGDKIKITEKSVK from the coding sequence ATGAGCGAATATTTCCCTTATACCTCTCTAAGGCCAAATCAGAAAAAGTTTATTGAATTAGTGGATAATGCCATTAGAAATGGGGAGAACCTGGTTATTGAGGCCCCTACGGGGTTTGGAAAAACGATAAGTGTGTTAGCTGGAGCCCTTCCGTATGCCAAGGAGATGGGGTACAAAATTATTTACCTTGCAAGAACCCATAAACAAATGGACAGGGTAATTGAGGAACTTAAAGCGATAAGTAAGAAAACCCATGTTGGTGGAGTTGAATTTAGAAGTAGAAAAGAACTATGCCTCCATCAATATATTCAGAACTTTGCTCCAGATGCGTATAATGCAATGATTGTTTGTAAAAACTTAAAAAAACTTGGAAAATGTGAGTTTTTTGAAAATTTGAAAAAAAAGAAGGAGGAATTTGATGAACTTGTCCAATATTTCGTGGAAAGACCAGCGGAACCTATAACTGTGTTAACTCATTCAAAAATGCTTGATTTTTGCCCATATGAACTTACTCGAAAAATAGCCCTTAAAGCCGATGTGATAGTTGCTAGTTATCTCTACATGATTAATCCTGGGATTAGAGAGAACTTCATGGCGTATTTTGATTTCGATTATTCTGATCTGATTATAATATTCGATGAAGCTCATAACCTGCCCAATCAGGCTATAAATGCTTTAAGCGATAGGATAAGTATCTATAGTATTAATAGAGCGATAAAGGAGGCTGATGAATATAAAGAGCATGAGATTGCAAACTTCCTTAGCATATTCTTAAGAGGGCTAGAGAAGCTTTATCAGGAGAAATTAAAAGACATGAAAGTTGATGAGGTCCCAATAATACCTGAGAGTATATTTTACCATGTTTTCGATGTTTTGAGAATAAATGAAAAGCAACTTGTTAGAATCTTAGATCAGATGGTAAAAGCAGGAGATGCAATAAGAGAAGACAAAATTGAGAGGAACCTTCCCCCAAGGAGTTATGTGGGAAGAGTAGGAGAGTTTCTTTTGTTATGGTTTGCACTTATCGGTAAAGAGGATTATTTATTCTTGATGAGCCGTGATAAAGGTTTTTCACTTGAACTTGTTGCTTTAGATCCTTCAAAGGCCCTGAATTTTGTGAAAAATGTTCAGTCTGCAATTTTCATGTCTGGAACCCTAACTCCTCTTGAAGCATTTGCTGATGTCATGGGAATAAAAGGGAAACTCAAAAAGTTTCCTAGGATGGTAAAAAGAGAAAATGCGATAGTGCTTGTTGCTAAGGACGTATCTACAAGAGGGGACGAAAGAAGTCTTGAACTTTATAAAAAAATGGCCAAATATATCGTGGAAGCTGTGAAGCTTATTCCAAAGAATGTAGGGGTTTTCACAGCATCTTATGAAGTCCTTGAAGGTCTTCTATCTGCAAACGTTGATATTCAAATTCAAGAAGCAACTGGGAAGAAGGTTTTCATAGAGAAGAAAGGGGGTTCATCTAAAGAAAATGACCTTCTTGTAATGGCTTTTAAGGAAGAGTCTAAAAAAGAAGGGGCAGTTCTTCTTGGGGTTATGGGGGGACGAAATAGTGAGGGACAAGATTATAGTGGGGATGAAATGAATGGTGTGATTCTTGTGGGTATTCCTTATGCTAGACCAACTCCTCGTGTGCAAGCTCAGATAAGATATTTTGAAAGCAAGTTCCCAAAGAAGGGGCGATATTATGGCTATGTCTTACCTGCTCATAGAAAACTCGTTCAAGCTGCTGGAAGGGTACATAGAAGTGAAGAAGAGAGAGGTGCTGTAATAGTTTTAGATTACAGATTGCTTTGGAGCTCTGTGAAAAAAGATCTACCTGACTGGATGAAAGAAACTCTAAGGCCTATAACTTTAAGTTCAATGAAAAGACATCTTATAGATTTTTATCGTGGAGATAAAATTAAAATTACGGAAAAAAGCGTCAAATGA
- a CDS encoding M42 family metallopeptidase — protein sequence MVDYELLKKIVEAPGVTGYEFMGVRDIIIEAFKDYVDEVKVDKLGNVIAHKKGDGPKVMLAGHMDQIGLMVTHIEKNGFLRVAPIGGIDPRTLIAQRFKVWVDKGKFIYGVGGSVPPHIQKPEERKKAPDWDQIFIDVGAESKEEAEEMGVKIGTIITWDGRLEKLGNHRFVSIAFDDRIAVYTLVETARQLKETNADIYFVATVQEEVGLRGAKTSAFGIEPDYGFAIDVTIAADVPGTPEHKQVTQLGKGTAIKIMDRSVICHPTIVKWMEEIAKKYEIPYQWDILLGGGTDAGAIHLNKAGVPTGAISVPSRYIHSNAEVVDERDVDASVKLMVKILEHIHELEI from the coding sequence ATGGTGGACTATGAACTTCTAAAGAAGATAGTTGAGGCTCCAGGGGTTACGGGTTATGAGTTTATGGGAGTCAGGGACATCATAATTGAGGCTTTCAAAGATTACGTAGATGAAGTTAAAGTAGATAAGCTTGGAAACGTTATTGCTCACAAGAAAGGTGATGGTCCGAAAGTTATGCTTGCTGGCCACATGGACCAGATTGGTCTCATGGTCACTCATATTGAGAAAAACGGATTCTTGAGGGTCGCACCTATTGGTGGGATTGACCCCAGGACTTTAATTGCCCAGCGTTTCAAGGTTTGGGTTGACAAAGGCAAGTTTATTTATGGTGTAGGTGGAAGTGTTCCGCCTCACATTCAAAAACCAGAAGAGAGAAAGAAAGCTCCAGATTGGGATCAAATTTTCATAGATGTGGGTGCAGAGAGCAAAGAAGAAGCTGAGGAAATGGGTGTTAAAATCGGCACAATAATTACTTGGGATGGTCGTTTGGAGAAGCTTGGTAACCACCGCTTTGTTAGTATTGCTTTTGATGATAGGATAGCCGTTTACACTCTTGTTGAAACTGCAAGACAGCTTAAAGAAACTAATGCAGATATCTACTTTGTTGCTACCGTACAAGAAGAAGTAGGCCTTAGGGGTGCAAAAACTAGTGCTTTTGGAATTGAGCCAGATTATGGATTTGCTATAGATGTTACAATTGCTGCTGATGTTCCTGGAACACCGGAACACAAGCAAGTGACCCAATTAGGAAAGGGAACTGCAATAAAAATCATGGATCGCTCTGTTATATGCCATCCAACAATAGTTAAGTGGATGGAAGAAATAGCCAAGAAATACGAGATCCCATACCAGTGGGATATACTTCTCGGTGGAGGAACTGATGCTGGAGCGATACACCTCAACAAAGCAGGAGTTCCAACGGGAGCAATAAGCGTTCCTTCAAGATATATCCACTCAAATGCAGAAGTTGTTGACGAGAGAGATGTTGATGCAAGTGTTAAGCTAATGGTAAAAATCCTTGAGCACATACATGAGCTGGAAATTTAA